One part of the Nostoc sp. PCC 7120 = FACHB-418 genome encodes these proteins:
- a CDS encoding S41 family peptidase, with the protein MKKIRLLLFNRLPLVLSLSICVLLIIWINSPLLPLLAKPETGIFEQVWQTVNDNFYDPKMNGVNWKVIKEKYKPNVLQANSGQKVAAIFNEMLSELKTSHTRYYTQDDLAYYQLLGIFYARSMELPKELKKFFPNGKFEYTGVGLSTKDINDKTFISSILDDSPAARAGLKVGDQIINVDGNQYHPIRSFAGKAGQTVKMLIQRSPTVGGTPSPQLTSRQEIAVVPKVFDASTMFLEAQMASIQILEQENKKIGYVHIWSNAADPYQQELQNELIYGRLRNADGLILDLRDGWGGGDISYLNIFTAKQSPSVTHVQRNGRRYTYNYQWKKPVVMLVNEGSRSSKEILAFNFQQNQIGPVLGTKTTGAVVAGRPYIMQDGSLLYVAVADVFLNGNQRLEGKGVTPDINVPFSLEYAQGVDPQKQTAIETLLKAL; encoded by the coding sequence ATGAAAAAAATTCGACTTTTACTATTCAATCGCTTACCCCTAGTTCTTTCTTTAAGTATTTGCGTTTTGCTTATTATCTGGATAAATTCACCACTTTTACCATTACTAGCTAAACCTGAGACTGGAATTTTTGAGCAAGTTTGGCAAACAGTAAATGATAATTTTTATGATCCAAAAATGAATGGAGTAAATTGGAAAGTAATTAAGGAAAAGTATAAACCTAATGTATTACAAGCGAATTCAGGTCAAAAAGTTGCTGCTATTTTCAATGAAATGTTATCTGAACTCAAAACTTCCCACACCCGTTACTATACTCAAGACGATCTGGCTTACTATCAACTTTTAGGCATTTTTTATGCTAGAAGCATGGAGTTACCGAAAGAATTAAAAAAGTTTTTTCCTAACGGTAAATTTGAATACACTGGTGTTGGTTTATCTACTAAAGATATTAATGATAAGACTTTTATTAGCTCTATTTTGGATGACAGTCCTGCTGCTAGGGCTGGCTTAAAAGTAGGTGACCAGATTATTAATGTAGATGGTAATCAATATCACCCCATACGCTCTTTTGCAGGTAAAGCAGGGCAAACAGTCAAAATGTTGATCCAGCGATCGCCTACGGTGGGCGGAACGCCATCGCCTCAACTAACTAGTCGCCAAGAAATTGCTGTAGTACCGAAGGTATTTGATGCCAGCACAATGTTTTTGGAAGCTCAAATGGCTAGCATTCAGATCCTCGAACAAGAAAATAAAAAAATTGGCTACGTCCATATCTGGTCAAATGCAGCTGATCCATATCAGCAAGAGCTTCAGAATGAGCTAATCTATGGTCGCCTGAGAAACGCAGATGGGTTAATTTTGGATCTCCGAGATGGATGGGGAGGGGGAGATATTAGTTACCTCAACATCTTCACTGCTAAACAAAGTCCCAGTGTCACTCATGTTCAACGTAATGGCCGCCGATATACCTATAATTATCAATGGAAAAAACCTGTAGTGATGTTGGTAAACGAAGGAAGCCGCAGCAGTAAGGAAATTCTGGCGTTTAACTTTCAACAAAATCAGATTGGGCCAGTCCTCGGTACTAAAACAACAGGAGCCGTAGTTGCTGGTCGTCCTTATATTATGCAGGATGGCAGCTTGCTTTACGTAGCAGTCGCCGATGTTTTTCTCAATGGTAATCAAAGATTAGAAGGTAAAGGAGTTACCCCAGACATTAACGTTCCCTTTTCCTTGGAATATGCACAAGGAGTAGACCCGCAAAAACAAACAGCAATAGAGACTCTACTCAAAGCATTGTGA
- a CDS encoding J domain-containing protein — MPRKTSSTSHTTHTTPLALSQLHIRLAGLEKEHQALLKNIKSKRTELRNFTEQMRSLATETFHRASPGFTKISELDKEIHTLFAEIFTTRKFGKQTEKKVKAVYLNLQMAGIISPKFESKQPELELDDIFDDSQQENNPRQSQYGETQQELGFSSVNRTDESRKIRQTFLRLAEIFHPDKVKDSETQINHTEIMKEINKAYQEGDLARLLEIEQKHQVGELIDNNSEDDLTRKCKTLAQQNEILITQYENLKRELRLVKNTPEGVMVSDSRKAAKQGIDPIAQMLESMEVQINLVTEIRDFVKEFKAQKITIKEFLNGPESLYSLQQEMMEDMLEQMLSELDGMVIF, encoded by the coding sequence ATGCCTCGCAAAACCTCATCTACATCTCATACTACTCATACAACACCATTAGCTCTCTCTCAGCTACATATCCGCTTGGCAGGACTAGAAAAAGAACACCAAGCTTTACTCAAAAATATTAAAAGCAAGCGCACTGAGTTGAGAAATTTTACTGAACAGATGCGTTCATTAGCAACAGAAACATTTCATAGAGCCAGTCCTGGCTTTACCAAAATATCAGAGCTAGACAAGGAAATCCACACTCTGTTTGCAGAAATTTTTACTACTAGAAAATTTGGTAAACAAACTGAGAAGAAAGTAAAGGCAGTTTATCTTAATCTCCAGATGGCTGGGATCATCAGTCCGAAATTCGAGAGTAAACAACCAGAACTAGAACTAGATGATATTTTTGATGATTCTCAGCAAGAAAATAATCCACGTCAAAGTCAATATGGAGAAACACAGCAGGAATTAGGATTTTCATCTGTAAATAGAACAGATGAATCGAGAAAGATTCGTCAGACATTTCTGAGGTTAGCTGAAATATTTCATCCTGATAAGGTAAAAGATAGTGAAACGCAAATAAATCATACAGAAATCATGAAGGAAATTAATAAAGCCTACCAAGAAGGAGATTTAGCAAGACTCCTGGAAATTGAGCAAAAGCATCAGGTAGGGGAGCTTATTGATAATAATAGTGAAGATGATTTAACTAGAAAATGTAAGACTTTAGCACAGCAAAATGAAATCTTGATAACTCAATACGAAAATTTAAAAAGAGAACTACGCCTAGTGAAAAATACACCTGAAGGTGTAATGGTTTCCGATTCGCGCAAAGCGGCAAAACAAGGCATAGATCCTATTGCCCAAATGTTGGAATCGATGGAAGTCCAGATTAATCTGGTTACCGAAATTCGTGATTTTGTCAAAGAATTTAAAGCACAGAAAATAACTATCAAAGAATTTCTTAATGGTCCAGAAAGTTTATATTCCTTACAACAGGAAATGATGGAGGATATGCTTGAGCAGATGTTGTCAGAACTAGATGGAATGGTTATATTTTAA
- a CDS encoding ChaB family protein, whose translation MPYQQISELPQEIREQLPEHAQQIFFAAFNAAQSDGLSEEGAVDVAWNSVRNEYKQDNDGQWQRKAEDSAIHHKAITTGGN comes from the coding sequence ATGCCTTATCAACAAATAAGTGAATTACCTCAAGAGATTAGAGAACAATTACCAGAACACGCTCAACAGATTTTCTTTGCAGCTTTCAATGCAGCTCAAAGTGACGGCTTGAGTGAAGAAGGTGCAGTTGATGTTGCTTGGAATAGTGTGAGAAACGAGTACAAACAAGACAACGATGGTCAATGGCAACGAAAAGCCGAAGACTCAGCAATACATCATAAAGCTATCACAACAGGTGGTAACTAA
- a CDS encoding NAD(P)/FAD-dependent oxidoreductase: MTEQTKRIVILGGGFGGLYTALRVSQLPWETQQKPEIVLVDQSDRFLFSPLLYELLTGELQSWEIAPPFIELLEGTGIRFYQAVVSGIDIDQQRVHLQDGPEIPYDRLVLTLGGETPLDLVPGAISYAYPFRTIADTYRLEERLRVLEESDAEKIRVAIVGAGYSGVELACKLADRLGERGRFRLVEISDQILRTSPDFNREAAKKALDAKGVFIDLETKVESIGQNTISLEYKNQVDTIPVDLVIWTVGTRVTNVVKSLPFKQNQRGQITNTPTLQVLDHPDIFALGDLADCIDAEGQQVPATAQAAFQQADYAAWNIWASLTQRPLLPFRYQQLGEMMALGTDNATLTGLGVKLDGSLAYVARRLAYLYRLPTLDHQLKVGFNWLVRPIIETIYSAVDAVNEKGTRY; the protein is encoded by the coding sequence ATGACCGAACAGACTAAGAGAATTGTAATTCTGGGTGGAGGCTTTGGCGGTCTCTATACAGCTTTACGTGTAAGCCAATTACCTTGGGAAACTCAGCAAAAACCGGAAATTGTGCTGGTAGATCAAAGCGATCGCTTTCTATTCTCCCCCTTATTGTACGAATTACTCACCGGAGAACTGCAATCATGGGAAATTGCACCCCCTTTTATTGAACTTCTCGAAGGTACAGGTATACGTTTTTATCAAGCAGTTGTTTCTGGTATTGATATCGACCAGCAACGGGTACATCTGCAAGATGGCCCAGAAATCCCTTATGATCGCCTAGTTTTAACGCTAGGTGGCGAAACACCATTAGATTTAGTTCCTGGTGCCATATCCTATGCCTATCCTTTCCGTACTATTGCTGACACCTATCGCTTGGAAGAACGTCTGCGAGTCTTGGAAGAATCAGATGCAGAAAAAATTCGTGTAGCAATTGTTGGTGCTGGTTATAGTGGTGTTGAGTTAGCTTGTAAGTTAGCAGATAGACTAGGAGAAAGAGGACGCTTCCGCCTAGTGGAAATCAGCGATCAAATTTTACGCACTTCCCCAGACTTTAACCGCGAAGCAGCCAAGAAAGCTTTGGATGCAAAAGGTGTTTTTATTGATTTAGAAACCAAAGTTGAGTCAATAGGACAAAATACCATCTCCCTAGAGTACAAAAATCAAGTAGATACCATTCCCGTAGATTTGGTAATTTGGACTGTGGGTACAAGGGTGACAAACGTAGTGAAAAGTCTGCCCTTTAAACAGAACCAGCGTGGTCAAATCACTAATACACCAACTCTCCAAGTTCTTGACCATCCAGACATTTTCGCCCTGGGAGACTTAGCTGACTGTATTGACGCTGAAGGTCAGCAAGTACCCGCTACCGCACAAGCCGCTTTTCAACAAGCAGACTACGCCGCTTGGAATATTTGGGCTTCTCTTACTCAACGTCCCCTATTACCTTTCCGTTACCAACAATTAGGGGAGATGATGGCACTGGGTACAGATAATGCTACCCTTACAGGTTTAGGAGTTAAATTAGATGGTTCTTTGGCTTATGTTGCCCGCCGTCTCGCCTACTTGTATAGATTACCAACACTAGATCATCAACTTAAAGTTGGCTTTAACTGGCTTGTACGTCCTATTATAGAAACAATTTACTCAGCAGTGGATGCTGTGAATGAAAAGGGTACTAGGTATTAG
- a CDS encoding HAD-IA family hydrolase: protein MERPKVIFVDAVGTLFGVKGSVGKVYSQIAQEFGVEVAPDIVDKAFVESFKASPPPIFPDADTEDIPQREFEWWRKIALNTFESAGVLPQFTDFSSFFGELYIHFGTAEPWVIYPDVVQSLSNWQHIGIELGVLSNFDSRLYSVLQSLGLSHYFSSVTISTQAGAAKPDPKIFAIALEKHNSSPEEAWHIGDSIEEDYQGAKAAGLRGVWINREKG from the coding sequence ATGGAAAGGCCTAAAGTTATTTTTGTGGATGCTGTGGGGACACTCTTTGGCGTTAAGGGTAGTGTCGGAAAAGTTTATAGTCAAATAGCCCAAGAGTTTGGTGTAGAAGTTGCACCGGATATTGTGGATAAAGCATTTGTTGAAAGTTTTAAAGCATCCCCGCCGCCCATATTCCCTGATGCTGACACTGAAGACATACCACAACGTGAATTTGAGTGGTGGCGTAAAATTGCCCTGAATACTTTTGAAAGTGCTGGTGTTCTGCCCCAATTTACCGATTTTTCTAGCTTTTTTGGTGAACTATATATTCACTTTGGCACTGCTGAACCTTGGGTGATATATCCTGATGTTGTGCAATCCTTGAGCAACTGGCAACATATAGGGATTGAATTGGGCGTTTTGTCTAATTTCGATTCGCGGTTGTACTCAGTTTTGCAAAGTTTAGGTTTGAGTCACTACTTTTCTTCGGTGACGATTTCCACTCAAGCAGGTGCAGCAAAACCTGACCCCAAAATTTTTGCGATCGCTTTAGAAAAACACAATAGTTCTCCTGAAGAGGCATGGCACATTGGCGATAGTATTGAAGAAGATTATCAAGGAGCAAAAGCAGCCGGGTTAAGGGGTGTTTGGATTAATCGAGAGAAAGGTTAA
- a CDS encoding hybrid sensor histidine kinase/response regulator: METQPSILVIDDEPDNFDVVETLLDGENYQLHYASGGQQAIARLSSFQPDVILLDVMMPHLDGIEVCRRIKADPQWQAVPIIIVTALTAKEDLAHCLNAGADDFISKPLNSVELRARVNSMLRIKQQHDNLQGLLKLQEDMVNMIVHDLRNPLASIVISTEMLKFPSLPPDKQQQKVSQIAIACQQLQTLIDSLLTMAKLESGKMVLNYTEIDLCAICISALADIEDIAAQKRLRLISELPEPGGMVKIDAAIFRRVLDNLLSNAIKFSPSNARVILKAAYLETGAKLQVIDSGKGISQELRHSIFQKYEIGNIVSEVSQLGLGLAFCKMAIEAHNGTITIEDNHPQGSIFTVLIP; encoded by the coding sequence ATGGAAACTCAACCATCCATTTTGGTGATTGATGATGAACCGGATAACTTTGATGTTGTAGAAACATTGCTAGATGGCGAAAACTATCAGTTGCATTATGCTTCTGGTGGTCAACAAGCGATCGCTCGCCTCAGCAGTTTTCAGCCGGATGTGATTTTGCTAGATGTGATGATGCCTCATTTAGATGGGATAGAAGTATGCCGACGCATTAAAGCTGATCCCCAGTGGCAGGCAGTACCCATTATTATTGTCACAGCATTAACTGCTAAAGAAGACCTGGCTCACTGTTTGAACGCAGGAGCAGATGACTTTATTAGTAAGCCTCTCAACAGCGTAGAGTTAAGAGCTAGAGTTAATTCTATGTTGCGGATTAAGCAACAGCATGATAACTTGCAAGGTTTACTTAAATTGCAGGAAGACATGGTTAATATGATTGTCCATGACCTGCGAAATCCTCTAGCCAGTATTGTGATCTCAACAGAAATGCTCAAATTTCCTAGTTTGCCACCAGACAAACAGCAACAAAAAGTAAGTCAAATAGCGATCGCCTGTCAACAACTACAAACCCTGATTGATAGCCTATTGACCATGGCCAAGCTAGAATCCGGTAAAATGGTGCTTAACTATACAGAGATAGACCTTTGTGCTATTTGTATATCAGCCTTAGCAGATATTGAAGATATTGCTGCTCAAAAGCGTCTGAGGCTCATCAGCGAATTACCAGAACCGGGTGGTATGGTCAAAATAGATGCAGCTATTTTTCGCCGAGTACTAGATAATCTGCTCTCTAATGCAATTAAGTTTTCACCATCAAACGCACGGGTAATTCTCAAAGCAGCGTATTTAGAAACAGGTGCGAAATTACAGGTGATTGATTCAGGTAAAGGAATTTCTCAAGAATTAAGGCACAGCATTTTCCAGAAGTATGAAATCGGCAATATAGTGTCCGAAGTTTCCCAACTTGGTCTAGGATTAGCATTTTGTAAAATGGCAATAGAAGCACACAATGGCACGATTACTATCGAAGATAATCATCCCCAAGGTTCTATTTTTACAGTCTTAATTCCCTAA
- a CDS encoding response regulator, which yields MNHYVPCTVLLIDKCSEERANMTRHLQQDSLYNYQIIEFSIAKEALNWCLEKTPEIILLDFASVNENASIFLEKLRSRLSNSQFTVILLIKPGDEDLAVRAMKSGAQDYLIKNQITPEILQRVIRHGMEKMYLMQQLAQTKAALQQSEHRYATLAEVVPVAIFRLDADGNCIYVNDRWSQITGEPIQAALGRGCLDTIHPEDSDRLFHQWTEVLTQEKMYCYEGKFLRKDGTTIWFYMQILPETDQNVTTIGYVGTLTDISEQQAALDDGLRPTIGDLIEAEAKLRKISERLTLAISSGRFGIWEFDCVQEKVIWDERMYELYGVHPEDFPGNFDAWLSFVHPDDQDYLLVTIQQVLHQNQEYDAEFQIIQPSGEIRVIKAYGVLNCDEQGKPILMVGINIDITERKQAEQELIHNRDLREVIFNESADALFLVDPVTLLTLDCNRRTVELFEATNKGELLGIEGRTLQRRPFTSNEIDTIVTQMQTKGFWSQEIEYVTLKGKLFWGNIAAKPITIAGRTLNLVRVTDINERKQAEEKLLRTNEQLAKANAELARATRLKDEFLANMSHELRTPLNAILGMSEGFIEGVFGAINQKQAKAIATIKRSGKHLLELINDILDLSKIESGKLELQISDVSVRSICDGSLTFIQQMALKKNICLSTHIGSNLDTIQVDDRRLRQVLINLLSNAVKFTPEGGNVKLTVWLEEVGTNETLGAEKLISQSSIPSPHICFRVTDTGIGIASEDISKLFQPFTQLDSSLNRNYTGTGLGLALVKRITTLHGGTILVNSEVGQGSCFTVRIPYLSGDNSLKKLQDPERVDLPATLIPKTLTIPVILLAEDNQANIDTISSYLESRGYEMVLAENGQQALDFAREKCPDLIIMDIQMPGMNGLEAIRQIRNEQKFIDIPIIALTALAMPSDRTTCLAAGANEYLTKPIKLKQLVLTIQQLLKNHQELHTSKYRKSD from the coding sequence ATGAATCACTACGTGCCTTGTACAGTCCTGCTAATCGATAAATGCAGCGAAGAGCGAGCAAATATGACTCGCCATTTACAGCAAGACAGTTTATATAACTATCAAATTATAGAATTTTCGATAGCAAAAGAGGCTTTAAATTGGTGCCTAGAGAAAACACCAGAGATTATTTTGCTAGATTTTGCCTCTGTCAATGAGAATGCTTCAATTTTTCTGGAGAAATTGCGGTCAAGGCTGAGTAATAGCCAATTTACCGTCATCCTGTTGATCAAACCAGGAGATGAGGATCTGGCTGTCCGTGCGATGAAAAGCGGCGCTCAAGATTATCTGATCAAAAATCAGATTACGCCGGAAATTTTACAACGAGTAATTCGTCATGGCATGGAAAAGATGTATCTAATGCAACAGCTAGCACAGACCAAGGCAGCATTGCAACAAAGCGAACACCGTTATGCAACATTGGCAGAAGTTGTCCCAGTGGCTATTTTCCGTCTTGATGCAGACGGGAACTGTATTTACGTCAACGATCGCTGGAGTCAGATCACGGGTGAACCAATACAAGCAGCCTTGGGCAGAGGGTGTCTAGATACTATACATCCAGAAGACAGCGATCGCCTTTTCCATCAATGGACTGAAGTATTGACCCAAGAAAAAATGTATTGCTATGAAGGTAAGTTCCTGCGTAAAGATGGCACCACAATTTGGTTCTATATGCAGATATTACCTGAAACAGACCAAAACGTTACTACCATCGGCTATGTCGGCACACTGACAGATATTAGCGAACAGCAAGCTGCATTGGACGATGGACTACGCCCCACTATAGGCGATCTCATAGAAGCCGAGGCAAAACTCCGGAAAATTTCGGAACGCTTAACTCTCGCCATCAGTTCTGGAAGATTTGGCATCTGGGAATTTGACTGCGTTCAAGAAAAAGTAATTTGGGATGAGCGAATGTACGAATTGTATGGTGTTCACCCTGAGGATTTTCCCGGTAATTTTGATGCTTGGTTAAGCTTTGTGCATCCAGATGATCAAGATTATCTCTTGGTAACTATCCAGCAAGTTCTGCACCAAAACCAAGAATATGATGCAGAATTCCAAATTATTCAGCCGAGTGGAGAAATCCGTGTCATCAAAGCTTATGGTGTTCTCAATTGCGATGAACAAGGTAAACCTATATTGATGGTTGGGATTAACATCGATATCACAGAACGCAAACAAGCAGAACAAGAACTGATCCACAACCGAGATTTGCGAGAAGTAATTTTTAATGAATCTGCTGATGCGTTGTTTCTAGTCGATCCTGTAACATTGCTTACCCTGGATTGTAACCGGCGGACGGTAGAACTATTTGAGGCAACTAACAAAGGTGAATTACTGGGGATTGAAGGTAGGACGCTCCAGCGTCGTCCCTTTACTAGTAATGAAATTGATACTATTGTCACCCAAATGCAGACTAAAGGGTTTTGGAGTCAAGAGATTGAATATGTGACTCTTAAAGGCAAATTATTTTGGGGAAATATAGCTGCCAAACCAATTACCATAGCTGGTCGTACCCTCAACTTAGTCCGGGTGACCGACATCAACGAACGCAAACAAGCAGAAGAAAAACTGTTGCGGACAAATGAACAGCTTGCCAAGGCCAACGCCGAACTTGCCCGTGCTACCCGCCTCAAAGACGAATTTTTGGCAAACATGAGCCACGAATTGCGTACCCCACTCAACGCCATTCTGGGTATGTCTGAAGGTTTTATTGAAGGCGTGTTTGGTGCCATTAATCAAAAGCAGGCAAAAGCGATCGCTACTATTAAACGTAGTGGCAAACATCTACTGGAACTGATCAATGACATCCTCGACTTGTCCAAAATCGAGTCAGGCAAACTAGAACTGCAAATCAGTGATGTTTCTGTCAGAAGTATCTGTGATGGTAGCCTTACCTTTATTCAGCAGATGGCGTTGAAAAAAAATATCTGTCTTAGTACTCATATAGGTTCTAATTTAGATACCATTCAAGTAGACGATCGCCGTTTACGCCAAGTACTAATCAACCTCCTCAGCAACGCCGTCAAGTTTACCCCAGAAGGAGGTAATGTGAAGCTCACGGTTTGGCTGGAGGAAGTAGGCACAAATGAGACATTAGGGGCAGAAAAACTCATATCTCAATCCTCCATTCCCAGCCCCCATATCTGTTTCCGCGTCACCGATACTGGTATCGGTATCGCCTCAGAAGACATAAGCAAATTATTTCAGCCTTTTACCCAACTTGATAGCAGCCTCAATCGCAACTACACCGGGACAGGGTTAGGTTTAGCACTAGTTAAACGAATTACTACCCTACACGGAGGAACCATCTTAGTTAACAGTGAAGTCGGACAGGGTAGTTGTTTTACAGTCCGCATTCCTTACCTGAGTGGGGATAATTCTCTCAAAAAACTACAAGATCCTGAGCGTGTTGATCTACCTGCTACCCTGATACCAAAAACTTTGACAATACCCGTAATTTTGCTGGCAGAAGATAATCAAGCAAACATTGATACTATATCTAGCTATCTGGAAAGTCGAGGATATGAGATGGTATTAGCAGAAAATGGACAACAAGCTCTTGATTTTGCTAGAGAAAAATGCCCAGATTTAATTATTATGGATATTCAAATGCCAGGAATGAACGGATTAGAGGCGATACGCCAGATCCGTAATGAGCAAAAATTTATTGATATTCCCATAATTGCTTTAACAGCCCTAGCCATGCCAAGCGATCGCACGACTTGTTTAGCGGCTGGAGCTAATGAATATTTGACCAAGCCAATAAAACTAAAACAACTGGTATTAACCATTCAACAACTTTTAAAAAACCATCAGGAACTACATACATCAAAATACCGGAAGAGTGACTAG
- a CDS encoding LysR family transcriptional regulator — translation MKISQLRAVVAVAERGNFSEAALELQLTQPAVSHAIATLEEELGIPLFARGRHGAVLTPVGERILHHIRQAMQHLEKIQEEASTHKCLHGGHVRVAAFRCVATHLLPKAIAQFHNQFPEVAVTIIECLSDLDVEQCLREGRADIGVTSLPTSDEFTTWEILRDEYIALLPPKAKVNSCQFTWEDIARYSPVIVSHSASEKSLNQNLKQLAPFINTTSHIPEESMIVNMVHQGLTAAILPYLAAIPIPPGVQVHSLPKPIEKVISVAVSPHSLNIPAVFKLLEMLKNFDFPTLAKCPF, via the coding sequence ATGAAAATTTCCCAACTTCGCGCTGTAGTTGCAGTGGCAGAGCGTGGTAATTTTAGTGAAGCGGCTTTAGAATTACAGCTGACACAGCCGGCGGTTAGTCATGCGATCGCTACCTTGGAAGAAGAATTGGGTATTCCTTTATTTGCTAGAGGTCGTCATGGCGCTGTATTAACACCAGTCGGAGAGCGAATTTTACATCATATTCGCCAAGCAATGCAGCACTTAGAAAAGATACAGGAAGAAGCCAGCACCCACAAATGTTTACATGGTGGTCATGTAAGAGTTGCAGCTTTTCGTTGTGTAGCAACTCATCTATTACCAAAAGCGATCGCTCAATTTCATAACCAATTTCCCGAAGTTGCTGTCACAATCATCGAATGTCTTTCTGATCTTGATGTAGAACAGTGTTTGCGTGAAGGTCGTGCTGATATAGGTGTCACTTCTTTACCCACTAGTGATGAATTTACAACATGGGAAATTCTCAGAGATGAATATATTGCTTTACTACCACCGAAAGCTAAAGTTAATAGTTGTCAATTTACTTGGGAAGATATTGCTAGATACTCACCAGTAATAGTGTCTCATTCAGCTTCTGAAAAATCCCTTAATCAAAACCTCAAACAGTTAGCACCTTTTATCAACACCACCAGTCATATTCCAGAAGAATCGATGATTGTTAACATGGTACATCAAGGATTAACAGCAGCAATTTTGCCTTATTTAGCAGCAATACCAATTCCCCCAGGCGTACAAGTTCATAGTCTACCAAAACCTATAGAAAAAGTAATTTCTGTAGCTGTCAGTCCTCATTCCCTAAATATTCCGGCTGTATTTAAATTATTAGAAATGCTTAAGAATTTTGATTTTCCTACTTTAGCCAAATGTCCTTTTTAA
- the psb32 gene encoding photosystem II repair protein Psb32: MTHIFQQVFRMKKLLIRLILPFLAIILAASLSSAPALASGVYQIPNLTAGDSTWVLDQGDVISRINEGAISSSLEDLAKETGKEVRFVTIHRLDYGETPESFAQALFEKWFPSKEAQANQILLVLDTVTNGTAIITGDEVKPLLTDTIANSVAEETLAAPLRDGNKYNQAFLDASDRLVAVLSGQPDPGPPQIVDKVQVEGTFKKAEETDKGNATAWVVGLLIAATIIPMATYYIYLAVQPSSEG, from the coding sequence ATGACACATATCTTTCAGCAAGTTTTTAGGATGAAAAAACTCCTCATCCGGCTGATATTGCCTTTTTTGGCTATCATTCTCGCTGCTTCGCTATCTAGCGCCCCCGCACTAGCTTCAGGAGTGTATCAAATACCAAACCTGACAGCAGGTGATTCTACATGGGTATTAGACCAAGGCGATGTAATTAGCCGAATCAATGAAGGTGCAATTAGTAGTAGCTTAGAGGACTTAGCAAAAGAAACAGGTAAGGAAGTCAGATTTGTGACTATCCATCGCCTAGACTATGGAGAAACTCCAGAAAGCTTTGCTCAAGCTCTGTTTGAAAAGTGGTTCCCCAGCAAAGAAGCCCAAGCAAATCAAATTTTGTTAGTACTGGATACAGTGACTAACGGTACCGCCATTATTACTGGAGATGAAGTTAAGCCTTTACTCACAGATACCATTGCCAACAGCGTGGCTGAGGAAACATTAGCTGCACCCTTACGAGATGGTAATAAGTATAATCAGGCATTTTTAGATGCCAGCGATCGCCTAGTTGCTGTTCTCTCCGGTCAACCCGATCCCGGCCCCCCACAAATCGTTGACAAAGTGCAAGTTGAAGGCACATTCAAAAAAGCAGAAGAAACCGACAAAGGTAACGCCACTGCTTGGGTAGTAGGGCTTTTAATTGCCGCTACCATCATTCCTATGGCAACTTACTACATTTACCTAGCTGTTCAACCATCATCTGAAGGCTAG
- a CDS encoding DUF4346 domain-containing protein, producing MDLIVEDLAAIDNKLSQRHIDLDPNGYFIIYIDKTAGLIYAKHFTNIIDERGLAVDPETGKVIPARGKVERTYTTVFAGRTAKELCVKIFEETQPCPVTMLDHAAYLGREFVRAEVALVAGQEYVQD from the coding sequence ATGGATTTGATAGTTGAAGATTTAGCTGCCATTGATAATAAACTTTCTCAGCGTCATATTGACCTTGACCCGAACGGATACTTCATTATCTATATAGATAAAACTGCTGGCCTGATTTATGCCAAGCATTTTACAAATATCATTGACGAACGTGGTTTAGCGGTAGACCCAGAAACAGGGAAAGTAATTCCTGCTAGAGGGAAGGTGGAAAGAACTTACACAACTGTTTTCGCTGGAAGAACAGCCAAGGAACTTTGTGTCAAAATTTTTGAAGAAACTCAGCCCTGTCCCGTAACTATGTTAGATCATGCGGCTTATTTAGGCCGTGAATTTGTCCGTGCTGAAGTTGCTTTGGTAGCAGGGCAAGAGTACGTACAAGATTAA